One segment of Pseudodesulfovibrio sp. 5S69 DNA contains the following:
- a CDS encoding 4Fe-4S binding protein, whose protein sequence is MSRIEVREDRCKGCLLCTTVCPVDIIVQSDRFNVSGYKVAEVPEADKDKCTGCASCAQICPDVAIKVYRTPKKKEGK, encoded by the coding sequence ATGTCTCGAATCGAGGTCCGGGAAGATCGGTGCAAGGGGTGCCTGCTCTGTACCACCGTCTGTCCCGTAGACATCATCGTCCAGTCTGACCGGTTCAACGTCAGCGGCTACAAGGTCGCCGAGGTGCCCGAGGCCGACAAGGACAAATGTACCGGCTGCGCATCCTGCGCCCAGATCTGCCCGGATGTGGCGATCAAAGTGTACAGGA